One genomic window of Paenibacillus xylanilyticus includes the following:
- a CDS encoding GNAT family N-acetyltransferase: protein MDCVNHEVNKLNVTARLCGMEEKFIINNIYPLYLHDLSEVWEHKINRYGVFENDDTRTLMEQNRVFDIWWEHPNVLFPYLITVDDIPAGLAFVATSPFISCPHYIDYYMNEFFLLRNYRGKGVGEEAVRQIIGKMPGQWELQTNSTERNERAKRFWRKTLNTCTNGKYSEELGHHPEDGEKLVFRFSTSSEKVSN, encoded by the coding sequence ATGGATTGCGTTAATCATGAAGTAAATAAGTTAAATGTTACTGCTAGACTATGCGGTATGGAGGAGAAGTTCATTATCAATAATATTTATCCTCTTTATCTGCATGATTTGTCTGAAGTATGGGAACACAAAATCAATCGTTATGGGGTGTTTGAGAATGATGATACCCGAACTTTGATGGAACAGAATCGCGTGTTTGATATTTGGTGGGAACACCCGAACGTATTATTCCCTTATCTGATCACAGTGGATGATATACCTGCAGGGCTTGCTTTTGTGGCTACTTCACCTTTCATATCCTGTCCTCACTATATCGATTATTACATGAATGAGTTCTTCCTATTACGTAATTATCGAGGAAAGGGTGTTGGAGAAGAAGCGGTGCGACAGATTATAGGAAAGATGCCAGGGCAATGGGAATTGCAAACAAATTCCACCGAACGAAACGAACGTGCGAAACGTTTCTGGCGAAAAACACTTAACACATGTACCAACGGGAAATACTCCGAAGAACTTGGTCATCATCCTGAAGATGGAGAAAAGCTAGTCTTTCGCTTCAGCACGAGTTCTGAAAAAGTGAGTAATTAG
- a CDS encoding CPBP family intramembrane glutamic endopeptidase, translated as MTSTEMWKKMDRWTWREFIALLALEFVFVIFVIKYAVQSMYEQWLGNTLYSGTLTGLTIAIVLLLGLYFIALRPKKISWLEVGVKGFPVKDWWRIALWTLILIVLSVAILYLTSFLGNTVDNSKTESLKQSVTLFTIIIGIVSAGIVSPIYEEIFYRGFIYRWLRTRVSMSWAIVISSLIFTIAHFPTMNAMPVNFISGVVLAWTYERTGSVLPAMIVHGVFNTIAVLLTAMS; from the coding sequence ATGACTAGTACAGAAATGTGGAAAAAGATGGATCGATGGACTTGGCGTGAGTTTATTGCATTGCTTGCGCTTGAATTTGTATTCGTAATATTCGTTATCAAATATGCAGTACAGTCCATGTATGAGCAATGGTTGGGGAATACTCTATACTCAGGGACTCTTACAGGGCTTACCATCGCGATTGTACTTTTGTTAGGATTATATTTTATTGCTTTACGACCGAAAAAAATATCCTGGCTAGAGGTAGGAGTAAAGGGATTCCCTGTGAAAGATTGGTGGAGGATTGCGCTGTGGACACTCATTCTCATCGTATTAAGTGTGGCGATTCTCTATCTCACGAGTTTTCTTGGGAATACGGTAGACAATAGCAAAACAGAGAGTCTGAAGCAAAGCGTCACTCTTTTTACTATAATTATAGGTATTGTATCGGCAGGGATCGTGTCACCCATTTATGAGGAGATATTTTACCGTGGATTTATTTATCGTTGGCTACGCACTCGTGTTAGTATGAGCTGGGCGATTGTGATTAGTTCGCTAATCTTTACTATTGCACATTTTCCTACTATGAATGCCATGCCCGTGAATTTTATTAGTGGAGTTGTGCTTGCATGGACCTATGAGCGTACGGGATCTGTCTTGCCTGCTATGATCGTTCATGGTGTGTTTAATACAATTGCTGTGTTGTTAACTGCGATGAGTTAA
- a CDS encoding DinB family protein, which produces MKHAFNREWLIKKFEEIRRRILNAISQLDDEQLNWRPHESSHSISTLIRHIEGNIKERILKGILHQEIHRNREEELTHVFVEKSELEKICAERLQFVIDTIRNISDETLEQKQIVRSRERTNLDMLHQCAAHFSEHMGQIFYIAKQCLKEDYKSTSL; this is translated from the coding sequence TTGAAACATGCCTTTAATAGAGAATGGTTAATAAAAAAGTTTGAAGAAATTCGGAGAAGAATTCTTAATGCAATTAGTCAATTAGATGATGAACAACTCAACTGGAGACCCCATGAATCAAGCCACAGTATATCAACACTTATTAGGCATATAGAAGGGAATATTAAAGAAAGAATCTTGAAGGGAATATTACACCAAGAAATCCATAGAAACCGAGAAGAAGAACTGACACATGTTTTTGTTGAGAAGTCTGAATTAGAAAAGATCTGTGCAGAAAGACTCCAATTCGTTATCGATACGATAAGAAACATATCCGATGAGACACTAGAACAAAAGCAAATAGTGAGGAGTCGAGAAAGAACCAATCTAGATATGTTGCATCAATGCGCTGCTCACTTTTCCGAACACATGGGACAGATTTTTTACATCGCAAAACAATGTTTGAAGGAAGATTACAAATCCACATCCCTGTAG
- a CDS encoding MerR family transcriptional regulator: protein MNRWTTGQVSKQRNISVRTLRYYDQIGLLKPSYKEDNGRRYYSEEDLFTLEKITLLKSLSLPLDDIQNVIDSLSFRHILIAHHNHLQKQLASIQGSIANTTSLINMIDLEGTLSWDLVSHLVNNVQPISKQWIDYFNDDESAFLQNALPNLNSNDKTTQQYASLLRRIEWCIQESVLPESNEGYNIACELMKLSHETFNGDEKMMEKFWEVRKLPTLESGLYPVSDAVLNFVEISIAHALEKEEKQK from the coding sequence ATGAATAGATGGACAACAGGACAAGTATCCAAACAGCGGAACATTTCTGTTAGAACCCTGCGATATTATGATCAGATCGGTCTTCTTAAACCGAGTTATAAGGAAGATAACGGTCGCCGCTATTATTCAGAGGAAGATTTATTCACTCTTGAAAAGATAACATTGCTTAAATCACTATCACTACCGCTTGATGACATTCAAAATGTGATAGACAGCCTATCTTTTCGTCATATTCTAATTGCACACCATAATCATCTCCAAAAGCAGCTCGCTTCTATCCAGGGAAGTATTGCAAATACTACGTCTTTGATCAACATGATTGATCTGGAGGGTACACTCTCCTGGGATCTGGTTTCTCATCTGGTTAATAACGTACAACCTATTTCTAAACAATGGATCGATTACTTCAACGATGACGAAAGTGCATTTCTTCAAAATGCACTACCCAATCTCAACAGTAATGACAAGACCACTCAGCAATATGCCTCTTTGCTGCGCCGGATTGAGTGGTGCATACAGGAATCTGTTCTACCTGAATCCAATGAAGGTTATAACATTGCCTGCGAGCTAATGAAGCTATCACACGAAACATTTAATGGGGACGAGAAAATGATGGAGAAATTTTGGGAAGTGAGGAAGCTCCCTACATTAGAGTCAGGACTATACCCTGTATCCGACGCAGTGCTAAACTTTGTGGAGATTAGCATTGCTCATGCTCTAGAAAAAGAAGAAAAACAGAAATAA